Below is a genomic region from Raphanus sativus cultivar WK10039 chromosome 4, ASM80110v3, whole genome shotgun sequence.
ACATCCAAAGAGTTTTGATCTCTAGGGTCGCTGCCTTGATGAGGGCGAGTCGCATCGCCATCGCTTCCGCTACCAGAGGTGAATCCACATAATCCTGCGAGCTCGATCCTTCTACTGCCGTTGTGAAGCCGTGTCCTGTGAAGATCCATCCAAATCCCGCTTGATTCGTTTGTTTGTTCCACGCTGCAATCCGATTGACAGAGAGTTTCTCCATCTGTCTCCATCGGGTAAGATTTGATGCTCGTCCCCCTTTGTACTGGTTCCTAGGTGTTGTTTGATCCCTTGTGCATAATTCCACTCTCGACCTAATTCTGATTGCTCTTGTCGCAATCTCTTCAGGGGAAGAGGTTAGAGCTTCGAAGATTAGGGCGTTTCGTGATAGCCAAATCGACCAGACTACCCAAGGGAGAATGTCGTGCAATCATATCAacactgttatatatatatatatatatatatatatatatatagatatatatatatatatatcttacattTTCTTATGGTCTACATTTTAGGTTGCTTATTCATCAAAGCTTAATCTAATGAcgttttttagaaaaagataaCTTCTTCTGTTATCCGGAAGgacgatgatgaagaaaatattgaaactatTAA
It encodes:
- the LOC130511291 gene encoding uncharacterized protein LOC130511291, with translation MEKLSVNRIAAWNKQTNQAGFGWIFTGHGFTTAVEGSSSQDYVDSPLVAEAMAMRLALIKAATLEIKTLWMSSDNRTLIRAINGDMQAKEIRGIVHDILDISSVFVSISFSFVSRDFNKEADASAKLSLRRRSVLNP